In BD1-7 clade bacterium, one genomic interval encodes:
- the ktrA gene encoding Ktr system potassium uptake protein A, with protein MAKQIAVIGLGRFGESLCRELIAQGADVLAIDINEPAVQRLANDVTQAAIADTTDRQAIDELDLRNYDCVFVAIGGDMKSSILTTLSLAEAGIEKIWAKCRDDYHERVLRKVGASHVINPESSMGARFSRYILTNRLFDFLDLGDNLSIIEVEVDPKLDGKPFNTQVFKGKYKVSVLATKRDAELITRMENDFCLKQGDLLVLSGNNRDLYSALTKL; from the coding sequence ATGGCAAAGCAGATAGCAGTGATCGGCTTGGGTCGCTTCGGCGAAAGCCTGTGTCGCGAACTAATCGCGCAAGGTGCCGATGTGCTGGCTATCGATATCAATGAGCCTGCCGTGCAGCGATTAGCCAATGATGTGACACAAGCTGCCATCGCGGATACGACAGATCGGCAAGCCATTGATGAGCTCGATCTGCGCAACTATGACTGTGTGTTTGTCGCCATCGGCGGTGACATGAAAAGCAGCATTTTGACAACCTTGAGCCTCGCCGAAGCGGGTATTGAGAAAATCTGGGCAAAGTGTCGTGACGATTACCACGAACGTGTACTGCGAAAAGTCGGTGCAAGCCATGTAATTAACCCCGAATCATCGATGGGGGCACGATTCTCGCGGTATATTCTCACGAATCGCCTCTTTGATTTTCTCGATCTGGGCGACAATCTCAGCATCATTGAAGTTGAAGTCGATCCAAAACTCGACGGCAAACCGTTTAACACGCAGGTATTCAAGGGCAAATACAAAGTCAGTGTTTTGGCGACAAAACGCGATGCCGAACTCATCACCCGGATGGAAAATGATTTTTGCCTGAAACAAGGCGACCTACTGGTGCTCTCCGGAAATAATCGCGACCTATACTCGGCGCTAACCAAACTCTGA